The DNA region AGCCAGCGACATTTCAGAGGCGGATTGATTCACATCATCGAGGATGGCCATGAGGCGTCCTCCGGTCTTGCCTATGAATATCACTATTTTGATCACCCCTTTACCCTGGGTGGCGTGTACGGCATCGGCCAGACATCCGACCGACGGTTATGGATCGGACAATTGGGTTTGTACATTCTCGATCCGACGACCGGCCAGTACAGCCGGCTCACGGAGCCCAGGCGGCTAGTGGAAAACTTTATCGACTGCATCTATACAACGGATGCAGGCGATCTCTGGTTCGGTACGCGCTCAAACGGCTTGTTTCGATTGGATGGGAAAAACAAACAATGGACGAACTTTACCGCGGAAAACGGCCTGTCCAGCAACACCATCATCAGCCTGCTCGCCAAATCGGATAGAGACGTCTGGGTGGCCACGGATCAGGACATCTGTCATCACGACGGCCAAAGCTGGGTGGCCGGCGTCTTTCCCGCGCACATTAAGATGACCAGCACGGGCGGCAGCCTGTGCATGACGCAGGACGGCGCGCTGTGGATAAACCAGCGATCCAGGTCGTGGAATCGGCGTGCACTCTACGCAGCCTCGGTCTCCTCCAAAATCGATGACGGCTATCAAGTCATTCGCTATCAGCCGGATCGACAGCCGCCGGAAACCAGGCTGACCTTCGCCCAGGACAAAATCTCACAACCGGGCAATGTGCTGCTCTCCTGGACCGGCCAGGATCCCTGGAAGTCCACGCCGGATCATAAACTACAGTACTCCTATCGCATGGATCAAAACCCTTGGTCCGCTTTCACTGACAAAAGCAACGAAGTCTTTTTATCCGTTGCGCACGGGAAACATCGTTTTGAGGTAAAAGCACGGGACATGGATATGAATGTGGATCCGACTCCCGCCGGCGTTTCTTTTACCGTCATTCCACCGACTTGGAGACAGTTGTGGTTCATCAGCCTCATGGGTCTGTTCATGTCCATCATTCTCTTTTTCACCCTGAGGCTGCTGCATCGCAACAAAATTATTCGGGAGCTTTCGGAAGCCAAGATACGGTTGTTCGCCAATATTTCACATGAATTCCGAACCCCGCTCACGCTGTTAATCGGCCCGCTGCAGCAGATGCGGAACGCCCTGGGGCCACAAAGCCCCTGGAGAAACCAATTGGAGATGATGGAACGCAACAGTATGAGGCTGCTGCGATTGGTCAATCAACTATTGGATTTCCAGAAAATTGAGGCCGGGCACCTGCGCTTGGAGACCATTCAGGATGACGTGATGGGTTTTATTGCTAAAACAGCGGCTATGTTTGAAGATGTCGCCAAAGAAAAACAGATCGTTTTTCACATTGAAATGCACCCAAAAATTTTCATGGCCTCCTTTGATCCCGACAAACTAGAAAAAATTCTCTACAACCTGCTCTCCAATTCATTTAAATTTACCGCTCCCCATGGCATGATCGATCTGTCTGCGACCGTTGTCTCCATCGGCCCATCGACCGAACCCCTGTCAGCAGAAAAGGCGCGCCTCATGAACGGCGCCTATCGGCTGGAAATCCAGATCCATGATAACGGCATCGGCATCTCGCCCAAAGAGCTGCCCAAGATCTTTGACCGTTTTTATCAATCTCAGGACTCGAGCCATGTTCATCGCGGAGGCACGGGGATTGGATTGGCTCTGGTTAAAGAATTGGTTGCACTGCATCAGGGCAGCATCACGATCGAAAGCGAACCAAACCAAGGTACCTGTTTTCAGGTGCTGCTGCCGCTGCAGCCTGCGGCGGCGGTCCCTCCGGAGGTGCACGATTCTTCCAGCCCTGAACCCGGCAAGACCGAAGCCTCGGCAAAACCGCTCATCCTTCTAATCGAAGACAATCCGGACATGAGCGAATATATCCGTAACGATCTGATTAAAACCTATCGCATCGTAGAGGCGCGGAACGGCCGCGA from bacterium includes:
- a CDS encoding response regulator; amino-acid sequence: LGGEVWRVDLSSPRWTTFQGLNFQGETIRGDKWFLSYDGRIVTCDKAMKQWRAFDVSDGLMDTPVAVLITRAGKVWAAGSHQLTAATALFDGHRWQRHLHPQVSWGIDYRAVLEDQDGSIWLGSSVDADIFSQRHFRGGLIHIIEDGHEASSGLAYEYHYFDHPFTLGGVYGIGQTSDRRLWIGQLGLYILDPTTGQYSRLTEPRRLVENFIDCIYTTDAGDLWFGTRSNGLFRLDGKNKQWTNFTAENGLSSNTIISLLAKSDRDVWVATDQDICHHDGQSWVAGVFPAHIKMTSTGGSLCMTQDGALWINQRSRSWNRRALYAASVSSKIDDGYQVIRYQPDRQPPETRLTFAQDKISQPGNVLLSWTGQDPWKSTPDHKLQYSYRMDQNPWSAFTDKSNEVFLSVAHGKHRFEVKARDMDMNVDPTPAGVSFTVIPPTWRQLWFISLMGLFMSIILFFTLRLLHRNKIIRELSEAKIRLFANISHEFRTPLTLLIGPLQQMRNALGPQSPWRNQLEMMERNSMRLLRLVNQLLDFQKIEAGHLRLETIQDDVMGFIAKTAAMFEDVAKEKQIVFHIEMHPKIFMASFDPDKLEKILYNLLSNSFKFTAPHGMIDLSATVVSIGPSTEPLSAEKARLMNGAYRLEIQIHDNGIGISPKELPKIFDRFYQSQDSSHVHRGGTGIGLALVKELVALHQGSITIESEPNQGTCFQVLLPLQPAAAVPPEVHDSSSPEPGKTEASAKPLILLIEDNPDMSEYIRNDLIKTYRIVEARNGREGLSLAIRNQPDLIISDVMMPVMDGIAFCRACKSRTETSHIPIILLTARSSTVHKIEGLETGADDYITKPFHTKELEIRARNLIRSRQLLRERFAKQIVIEPKEITITSTDEKFLRRAINLIESKLEDPEYDVESFSRDIGMSRVGLYYKLKALTDLSVQEFIFSMRLKRAAQLLKKSGLTVTEVAYQVGFKDSSHFTKLFKKQFGMPPSVFMKQHK